A section of the candidate division KSB1 bacterium genome encodes:
- a CDS encoding sulfotransferase domain-containing protein produces the protein MEKFITIVSGLPRSGTSMMMKMLEAGGIEILTDNLRTADEDNPKGYYEFEAVKQLEEDQEWLPDAQGKVVKIISQLLKPLPQDYKYKVIFMHRKMAEILASQKQMLIRRGEPTDAVGDETLAGLFQKHLSQIEAWLAERSNFEVLYVHYSEALEKPAEIAAQINEFLGGFLEVEQMKSVVDTSLHRQRA, from the coding sequence ATGGAAAAGTTTATTACAATTGTTTCAGGGCTGCCTCGCTCCGGCACCTCGATGATGATGAAAATGCTCGAAGCGGGCGGAATCGAAATTCTCACCGACAATCTGCGCACGGCAGACGAAGACAATCCCAAAGGGTACTATGAATTTGAAGCAGTAAAACAACTCGAAGAGGATCAAGAGTGGCTGCCGGACGCGCAGGGCAAGGTCGTTAAAATAATTTCGCAATTACTGAAACCGTTACCCCAGGACTACAAATACAAGGTCATCTTTATGCACCGGAAAATGGCAGAAATTTTAGCCTCGCAAAAGCAAATGCTCATTCGGCGGGGAGAACCAACCGATGCGGTTGGCGATGAAACCCTTGCCGGGCTTTTTCAAAAGCACCTTTCACAAATTGAGGCCTGGCTGGCAGAACGATCAAATTTTGAAGTGCTTTATGTGCATTACAGTGAAGCGCTTGAAAAGCCGGCAGAAATCGCTGCGCAAATCAATGAGTTTTTGGGCGGCTTCCTGGAGGTCGAGCAGATGAAAAGTGTCGTTGATACATCTCTGCACCGGCAACGGGCTTAA